The sequence below is a genomic window from Leptospira ryugenii.
GATAACAGCTACCGTATACATAGAGCTGAGAATGATCGCGTAGATAAAAAAAACCCTTGCGCATAAAAGATTCAGATTCTATCTCGGCACTCTTTTTCAGAGACTTGGTCCAATGGTAGGAAAGTGGGAAAAAGAATATGACCAAACTTAACAATGATAATTGAATAATAGGCCTAAATTTTTTTCTTCTAAACATCAAAAAACGAAGAAGCAAAAAAAGAATCATCAAACATAGATAATAGGCAATCACATAGCTTGGGGTCTTGGAAAAGAATAAAAAATAGGAAAAGAACTCACTTGCTTCCTTTACCAATCGTAAAAATATCCTCAGGAAAAAATCTGTGAGATACCAGTGGGAATCGGCGATCATTGGGATAGAGACGAGCGACAGAATGCAGTTGGCATATAGCAATGGTAAGAGTATAGATGCCATTGGCACAAGGACAATATTGATTCCAACACTTCCGTAGGAAAAGGAATGGAAGTAGAAAATGAGAATAGGAAAGGTCGCCAAAGAACATGCGATCGAGATTCCAAGATGGTCCCTGAGAAAGTGGAATCCTTGGAAAGGGAAAATAAAATCCAAAATGGGTTTTATATAAAATATGCCTGCCACCGCACCAAAAGAAAGTAAAAATCCCAAACTCAGAAAATCATTCGGGAAAAAGCATGCGATGGTAGAGCTCGCATAACATAAAGTATCTGCCGGTTGCCCCTGTCTGTAAAAGTACTTTCCGAGAATATGATAAAAAGCAAATAAATAAGCTCTGATAAAAGAGACTGGAAAGTTAAGTGCAAATAAATAAGCAAAACCCAGAGAGAGGATGAAAATTACAGAAAGAAGTCTTTGTTTAGGGAAAGCTATTTTTGTAACCAAAAAACAAACACCTAAAAAGACTCCTAGGTGCAGACCGGAAGCGGCAAATAAATGCAATATACCGCTCTCCCTTGCTCTTTCCTTGATTTCATGGGGTAGTTCTTTACTTGAACCCATTAACAAACCTTTTGCGACTAATTGCAGTTCTTTTGGAAACGGGGAGCTTTGCAAAATGGAATCGACTCTGCTCTGAAAGGATTCTCTGGCAATAGACTTTTGGTCAGGCAAATTGGATGTAGAGAAAAAATGCAGTAGGGTATAGATAATAAAACCATAGAGATACGGTCTGTACTTTCTACATTGTCTAGGTAAATAGATGAGAACGATGACGAAAAGGAAATCAGCAGGATATAACAAAATCCGGCTTTCTGGAACAATCTGATATAGGGAAGCCGAAAGAATGAGACCGAAGGCGATTTTTCCACCCACCGAGATGGGCAACAAGGGAGCCAGTTTCCCATTATCCATAAGGAAAAAGGTCTTTTATATTAAGGATTGGTAACTTAGATACTTTGGTAGATGCCCAGTTTCTTGCGGATTTCTTGGATTTTCAATCGGGCGATTTGGCTTGCTTTGTACTTTCCTTTATTCATCACTTCCTCAACAAAAGCGGGATCCTTTTCAATTTCTAACCTACGGTTTCGGAAAGGAGCAAAATGATCTAAAATGCATTCTAATAAAGATTTTTTTAGATCACCATACCCGATACCACCTGCTTTATATTTATCCTTGAGTACAGATTGTTCGGAAGAGTTCAGAAATAAGCTATGGATTTGGAAGATAATCGACTCATCAGGATTTTTAGGTTCTTCAATGCCCTTGGAATCACTCACAATGGACATCACTGCCTTTTTGATTTCCTTTTCTGAAGCGAACAAATCAATTGTGTTTTTATAGGACTTGGACATCTTCGCTCCATCCACCCCAGGAACAGTCGCAGTGTTTTCATCAATATCCGGTTCAGGAAGCTTCAAACACTCTCCGAAGCTGGCATTGAATCTCTCTGCAATGTCTCTAGCAAATTCTAGATGCTGCTTTTGGTCTTTGCCAACAGGAACTTTATCTGCAGAATACAACAATATATCTGCCGCCATTAAGATTGGGTAGGTAAAAAGACCTGCTCCTGGTTGGAATCCTTTGGCTACCTTATCCTTAAAAGAATGGGCAAGTTGTAATTGTGATACGGTGATTGCTTGTGAAAGATACCAAGTGAGTTCCGTGACTTCGGGTACATCGCTCTGAACCCAAAAAGTAGTTTTATCAGGATCCACACCGAGGGCCAAAAGATCTAGAATAGCTGATTTGGTGTTTTCTTCTAATTCTTTTTGGGAGGAAAATGTGGTGAGCGCATGTAAGTT
It includes:
- the trpS gene encoding tryptophan--tRNA ligase, producing the protein MRILTGLQPSGKLHLGNYFSAISKILQYQNKADLFLFVANLHALTTFSSQKELEENTKSAILDLLALGVDPDKTTFWVQSDVPEVTELTWYLSQAITVSQLQLAHSFKDKVAKGFQPGAGLFTYPILMAADILLYSADKVPVGKDQKQHLEFARDIAERFNASFGECLKLPEPDIDENTATVPGVDGAKMSKSYKNTIDLFASEKEIKKAVMSIVSDSKGIEEPKNPDESIIFQIHSLFLNSSEQSVLKDKYKAGGIGYGDLKKSLLECILDHFAPFRNRRLEIEKDPAFVEEVMNKGKYKASQIARLKIQEIRKKLGIYQSI
- a CDS encoding ComEC/Rec2 family competence protein, which codes for MDNGKLAPLLPISVGGKIAFGLILSASLYQIVPESRILLYPADFLFVIVLIYLPRQCRKYRPYLYGFIIYTLLHFFSTSNLPDQKSIARESFQSRVDSILQSSPFPKELQLVAKGLLMGSSKELPHEIKERARESGILHLFAASGLHLGVFLGVCFLVTKIAFPKQRLLSVIFILSLGFAYLFALNFPVSFIRAYLFAFYHILGKYFYRQGQPADTLCYASSTIACFFPNDFLSLGFLLSFGAVAGIFYIKPILDFIFPFQGFHFLRDHLGISIACSLATFPILIFYFHSFSYGSVGINIVLVPMASILLPLLYANCILSLVSIPMIADSHWYLTDFFLRIFLRLVKEASEFFSYFLFFSKTPSYVIAYYLCLMILFLLLRFLMFRRKKFRPIIQLSLLSLVIFFFPLSYHWTKSLKKSAEIESESFMRKGFFYLRDHSQLYVYGSCYQKKWMNDKIQNLQKVSLETLYYESETCLPFLREIQKKWSRWEKQSPKIMQRSGLSPLLLSKEQKVLIRFDGKRKSLPQLLSEIRKIQTQYKPYQKYLILDFPPWSKEKVDDWIQYRSFFGISKEWNIVEPEAMSENPLPNT